GAGTACGGTTCCATTCCCTGAAGCTTTCAATATCGGGCGGCTGGATCATCTCACCAATACCAGATTCTAGTATTTCCATGTTTCCTCCTTACTTTTATGTCACTACGAGGAGTGAACTACACGACACAGCATTCACCAATTTGCATCAGTCACCCTTCGATTTTTCTAAAGAGTTCTTTCAAATCTCTGCTAGATTCTCTATCTCATCCAAAACCCAAATCCTCCAACGCCTTCTCTTTGGTTAGCTTGTTCTTGCTGAGCAGATCCTGCCAGAACTGGTCATCGTACCTCCTGGATTGGACAGGTAGTGGCATGGGCACCCCCCAACCAAGCAACAAGACTTCCTCCTTGGGCTGCAGGTGAGACAGCATGCCGCGCAGGGCTTCCCGGCCGGCTAACCCAGCCAGCACGCTGTGAATATCATCCTCATCGCCCAGCCAGCCAGAGATGCGCGTCCCCAGCTGTGACATGACCTCATCATAAATTTGTGATGGGCGCTGGTCGATGATCAGCAAGGTAACGTAATACTTACGCATCTCGCGCGCAATGGTACTGAAGGCAGTTTGGCCAGCCATCTCGCGGTTGAGTAGCTTATGGGCTTCCTCGACCACGATCACCAGCTGGCGGGGTTCCTGTCCACCCTTGGTGCGGAAGGTGTTGGTCTTCTTCTCCCACGCCTCACGGATTCGCCGGGTCAGCAAGTTGCTCACCAGTAGGTAATCCAGGTCAGATTCATGCTCACCGAAGGATAAGACCACGTGCTGCCCGGCCTCCAATGCTTTAATGATTTCGCCCACACCGTCTAGGGCAGGTTTAAGAACCACGTAGGGCTGGTCAAAGATGCGGTTTAGCTTGCTGCGCAAGCCTTCCGCTGCGGCAACGTTGACTCCTTCGCGGTTTGCCCAGGCTGCCACGCTGTCAGGTGCGGGGATCTTTTTCCCCTCATCGGTTTCGATCACAGCACCGTTTTTCATCTCTTTAAATTCTCTAAACCACCTATCTCGGCCAAAACTGCTAACAAGAGCCTCAAGCGTGGTTGGTGTGGTTTCTTTTAGATTAAGCTCGCGTGTCAGCATCTCAATATCACCCGGTTGGATGTCACTCTCGGCGATTTCCAGGTTGAAGTCGGGTGCCTGCCCCCTGATCCGTGTCCCACTTCCCAATCCTACCACCCTCACCCGGTTACTGAACTTGGTTTTCAGCCCAATTACCCGCAACCCCGTGTCTGAAGCAGTATCATCGTAGCCATATTCATTATGCATGTCAAACACCAGCACACTGGCTGCATTGTGATGGATCAAGCCAGCCAGCACCAGGCGGGTCAGGAAAGATTTCCCTGTGCCAGTCGCCCCGAATACCCCAGCAGAGCGTTGGACGAATTTATCCAGGTTGATGCACACCGGGTGCTTCTGCTCACGAGTATAGCCGATGACAAAGTTACCCTTCTCATCACTCTTTCCGAAGATCTCCCCGATATCCCCCTCTTCCGCCAGCCTTACTTCGGCGTGATGGGGTGGGACGGTCTTGACTGGAAGAGGTCGCGGTTCTTCCTGCAAGTTCGCCCGCCACTGCTCATATTCCGGTGAGCTTGGGTCAGGCCCACGCTCAAGCATCAGGGCTGGTAGGACTTCCAGGGTGGTGAAGAGCGTCTGGCCATGCAGCAGGCGCGCCATTTCCACCGGCAGGCGGCTCTCCGACTGTTCGTCAGCGAAGCGTGGGTCCGTTGAGCCTAATTGCAGGTCAACCACCAGCCCATAGAACTGCCAGTCGCCGTTTTCGATCACCACGAACGCCCCCTCCTGCACCTCTTGCGATGGGATGGTTAGCCTGACGCGCAGGTTCTCCTTCAGTCCTCCCCCGACTATATAACCGATGTTCTTATTTTCATCTCTCATTAGCATCACCATAGACAATAGATAACCACAAAGGACACAACGGACATAAAGGATTTTTATAACACAAGCCGCTTGCTACCTTCTCTCAAATGAACTGTGTTGAAATTTATAAGCAGCCCCTCGCGTGTGTTTGTTAATCCCATGTATGTTAATCGTTGAGCCCTATATTAAGGAATGATATTTTCTACCGACTTTAGTTCAAGGATCACACAATTCTCAACCCGTAAATCGATTCGAAATCCAGAATCGATGGTGATTCCTTCATAAGTGACAGGTGAAGAAACTTGATTTTTAACCAGTAAACCAGAAGATTTCAGCTCATACACAAAACATGCTTCATACACAGATTCTAACAAATCAGGTCCTAAGACTGTATGTACCTTGAGTGCTGCATCTACAACTGTTCTCGAAACCTCTTGAGTTCGAGATGGTATAGGAGCAAAATCATTATTATTACTTGAATAATTTTCTTTCATAAGATTTTCTGAGTTCATTATTTATCTGCTATTTCTTATCCAATAATCGCCTATGTGTCCTTCCTGTCCTTTGTGGTTAATTATTTTAAATATCCCCAAGGGCACCCAGAACACTCATTAATGTCACATAATCATCCCGCAGCAAGGTGATCAGCTCCTGGGTAGCCTGGTTCTTCCACTCCGTATTACCAGCTTCTGTCTGCGCCATCGCCGCCTGCTTGATGTGCGCCGCCAACAGCTCGCCCACCGGCAGGTCCACAGACCTCAGCACATGCCTGAAATATCCAAACCTGCCTGCACTGGTAAATTGCCGAATCTCGGCGGTTGAGCACAGGGATATTACATCCAGGCTGAGCGGCGGACGAGGCGGCAGCAGGTGGGATATCTTCCCGTCCAACTGGTATCCGACCGTCAAGACCGATAGCTCGAGTGGCACATTGCGGTTTATGCGGTTATCGGCGATGACAGCCTCATCCACATTCCCTGCCGTCACCAGCTGTCTCACCAAGCCATCGTCATCAATATGGATATCATGGATTAATCCATACACCTGGTAATCGCCATCCAATGCCACCCGCACGAGTGCTCCAAACGAAGGCGCATCGATCTGTGCCACCTGGCAGCCAACAACGAACCCAGTTGTGCCTGCCCGTAAAAGTCGTCCAATTTCCAATAGTCTCATTCTCCGTACCTCGTCCGTTTTCCAGCCGCATCCTTGTTGATCTGCTTAGCCGAAGCCCCTGCCACATCCAACCCTCTCCTGCGTAGCTCGTTCACGATCATCTGCGTCACCTGTTCCCGGTCTTCCAGGCTGACTACTGCCGTCTCGTGTGCCCGGTGAAGCAGGTAGGGATAGGCGCGTGCCCCAATCATCCTGGCCTGACTCACCAGCACTGCATGCAAGCTATCAAGTTTCACCGAATCTTCGGCTACCCAAGCTGGGATTTCGATCCGTGCCAAGGTGGGATGTGCTTCATTCCCTACGTTTAGATAAAAGAGGTGCAGCTTTAATTCATCTTTATATGCTTGGGAGGAGCGTGACTGGACGGCAAAGACCGCTGAGCGCTCACCCGGAAGCAATATTTCCTCAAGTAGCTCTCGATCTGTCACACCTTTGAAAGGGTGAAAATTACGCATTTGTGGAAAATCACCAGGTTCTGCCCGAGCCACTTCCAGCAGACGCACCAACAGATCCGCACCTGGTTTATCCACGTACCCTGCAACCGAAGCATCAATTTCACACAGCTCGCGTAAAACGTCCAGGTAGATATCCAGGGATTTCTTGAATTCTCCCGTCACCCTGCCTTCTTCAAGCGTCGTGGTCCATAACTCCAAGGGGCCATCAGTCAGGGTGATCACCGGTTTTGCCAGTTGTCCAGCTATCACCAAAAGCCTGGTTCGTTCCGCCAGATCGCGCTGCAAGCTCAATCTGTCATCCGACATACCTTCCAGCTCATCAGCATAGATCAGCCTGCTTTGGATACTCGTTTGCGGGGCGTCAGACGAGCCGGAACGCATCCAGATGGCCCCCGTATTGACTAGGCAGTAATCCACTTCTGCATGCCTGTCGGCAAAAATTTGTGATCCATCGGCAGCGATTAATGAGACCTGCTCTGGCATAGATGGAAGGGGAGAGTGTGTATTGAGCGGTTCTCTAACCGGCACCGCACATCGTAGTGTCTGGTCGTACCGGCTAACTACTTCATCCACTTTTTGTTGCAACTGGAGTAAATCATTGGCTCTCTCATGCAGTAATGCCCTTGATTCGACCAGTTTGTTTTTTAAATCTTGCTGGTGGCCGAGTGCCTGCTCCCCCATCTGCTTTACCTGTTGGCTTACCTGAAGGAAATCTAGCGCCATGGCTCATCCTTGCTCGGGTATCCTTGTCAATCAATTCGCAGGTATATTATACAAGATGACAGTTTGTAATGATAACGCGAATGAATAGCCGTAAGCAGCAAGTTAGAGTATTTGGCGGTACTTATCTCGATGGTTCATCCTGTTACAGTTCTATTCGTCAGGGCAACACCGTTAATGCCACCACGATGGATTTTTAATTCGCGACACTTAGGTAGATGACATCCTGCAGGATGAGTAGGAACACTCAATCCGTTTTTTGGATCCGCAAACCAACCACTCCGACACCCAATTTTCTCGAGATGGTGTTTTAGGTGATTAACCTCCTATGGCGCCGGTGAAGAAGCTTTTTTCTGCGAACAAGGAACTTTCCACCAGCGCTCTATCGCTTTTCCCTCATACGCAAAAAAGCCTTGGTGATTTCCTCAGCTATTGCCGGTACCAGGGAAAGCAGGATGATCACTCCCCATTCACGCGGGCTCGGGAAATGCGTATTGAAGATTGGCTGCATGAAAGGAACGCCTACCACGAAGATCAAGAGCAGAATGGACAATCCCACTGCGTACTGCATATACTTGTTGGAAAATACGCCAATCCTGAAAATGGATTGAGTCTCAGAACGCACCGTATATGCACGGAACAGCTCGCAGAGGCTTAAAGTCGCAAATGCCATGGTTTCTGCCACCTGTACATCCACCCCGCGCCAATTATGCTGCAAGATATACAATAAAGGATTATCGCCGGCAGGAATCACTGCCCCCACTTCAAGGTGCCATGCCAGGCCAATCACGAATGCTGCCAGTACCACTCCGGTTTGAGCAACAGTCTGGACACCGATACCCCACTGCATGCGTTTATTGATAATCGGTTCTGATGGTGGGCGCGGCTTGCGTTCCATGATTGCCGGGTCGCCTTTTTCCATGGCCAGGGCCAGCGCAGGTGCACCATCAGTGAGCAGGTTCAGCCACAGCAGTTGAATCACCGTTAGTGGCGCAGGTAAACCTGCCAGGGTTGCCAGAAATATGATCATAATCTCAGCCACATTGGACGATAACAGAAAGAACACGAACTTGCGAATGTTATCGTAAATGATACGGCCTTGTTCCACGGCTGCAACAATGCTGGCATAGTTATCGTCTGTCAGCACCATATCGGCACTTTCCTTGGCCACATCTGTCCCGGTGATGCCCATTGCCACACCGATATTGGCCCGCTTGATGGAAGGGCTGTCGTTCACTCCATCGCCGGTCATGGCTACCACTTCGTTGTCTTCCCGCAGAGCTTCCACGATACGCAGCTTGTGCTCGGGCGAAACGCGTGCAAACACATCAGTATATTCCACCTGCTGCTTGAGCTCATCATCACTCAAGGCATCCAGCTCGGCTGCACTTAACACCTGGTGACCAGGTTTTAGCAAGCCAATGGCTTCAGCAATCGCCCTGGCGGTGTTGGCAAAATCACCCGTGATCATGATAGTGCGGATGCCAGCTTTGGCTGCCTTCGCCAGGGCAGGCGTCACCTCCGGGCGGGGTGGGTCGATCATACCTACCAGCCCAACGAAGATCATCCCGTCTTCGAGTTTTTCCAGGTCAGTGACATCGGGCATCTCCTTGCTCACCTTATATGCCACACCCAGCACACGCAGTGCTTCTTGGGTCATCTGGTCATTGGCGTTCAGGATGCGCATGCGTTGTTCTTCTGTTAATGGCGCATGGCTGTCGTCTGTGAGCTGGTAGTGTGTGCACAAATCAAGCACTACGTCTGGGGCTCCTTTACTTGCCACCACGTAACCGCTTGTCTCGTGCTTGTAGAAGGGGGAGAAATCCTCCGGGCTGGATTCACTTACCTGGTGGATGGTGATCATGCGTTTGCGTTCCGAATCAAATGGCACTTCTTGAACGCGGGGATAGGCATGGTTTAAAGGCCGGGGTAGTGTCCCAGCTTTGGCAGCTGCCACCACCAGCGCGCCTTCGGTGGGATCGCCCGTCATCCGGTAAGTCTGCTCTTCCCCGACTTCACCCGAGATGGTCAACTCAGAGTCGTTGTTCAAAGCTCCCACCCACAGCGCAGTACGCACAGCCGGGAAAGCTTCTAGCATTACCGGTTTACCATTCTCTAAAAATTCACCACTCAGTGAGCGCCCCTTGCCAGTAATGGACAGGTATCGCCCATCTACCCAGATGCGGGTGAGGGTCATCTCGTTTTGGGTCAGGGTACCGGTTTTATCAGAACAAATCACGGTGGTTGAGCCAAGAGTCTCCACTGATGATAGCTTGCGGATCAAGGCATGGCGCTGAACCATCTCGCGCATCCCTAGTGCCAGACTGATCGTCACCACGGCTGGCAGGCCTTCCGGTACGGCTGCAATTGCCAGCCCTACGGCGAGCATGAATAGGTTGACGATTTCCTGTTTGGCAGAGTTCAGGTAAACCAGCCACCCTCCATCAGGAGCTGTGATTAAACTGAGATCAGTGAATCGTACGATCGATACGGCAAACACGAGTGCACAGATCCCCAAGGTGGCCCAACCCAGCATCTTCCCCAATCCATCCAACCGTTTTTGCAGCGGGGTGGGCTCGTTCTCTACCGCTTGCAGCATCTCCGCGATCAAACCAATTTGCGTGCGCATGCCAGTGCTGACTACAACCCCACGCCCGCGTCCGTATGATACGAGGGTACCCATAAAGGTTGTATTTTTCCGGTCTCCCAGGGGGATATCCGCCTCAAGGTGAATATTCGCATCCTTTTGCACCGGGACCGATTCCCCGGTTAGGGCAGCTTCTTCTATCCGCAGATTGGCCGCTTCCAGTAGACGGATATCCGCTGGGACATAATTCCCGGCCTCCAGCAAGACGATATCCCCTGGTACGAGCTGGTTGGATGGCACTGATTTCCGCTCCCCATCCCTGAGGACTTTTGCATCGGGCGCAGCCAATTTCTTCAGCGCGGCTAAGGCCTGCTCGGCGCGTCGCTCCTGGACCACTCCCAGGGTGGCGTTCAAGATCACGATGATCAAAATAGCACCTGCTTCTACGTAATCACCAAGTAAGGCCGAAATACCAGCCGCGACGATCAGCATAATGACCACAAAATTATTAAATTGATCAATCAACATCTGCCAAAAGGTGGTGCCTGGAGCTTCAGTGAGCTGGTTTGGGCCGTAACTCTCTAACCGATTGCCAGCTTCGACAGATGACAAACCAGTATCCGGTGGCGTAGCGAGCTGTTTAATAGTTTGTTCCGAAGTCAGGGCGTGCCAGTTGATTTGTGCCTGGTTATCGGTTGAAGAAGTTGGTTTTAGGTTTGTCATCATACTCTCCCAGATATGTTAGCGATTGGGACTCCCCAAGGCACAGGAATTATAGCAGAGGTTATGAAGGGTGATAAAATTTATAAACGATGAACGGGGAGCAAAACCACAGATAACCTCAGGTTTTCCCCTCAATGGTGATAATCATCAAAGGAGAACAGACATGACCTATCAAACAATTCAGGTGCCAAAAAATGGCGACAAGATCAATATTTCTGGGGGAAAGTTAATTGTGCCTGATCATCCTATCGTGCCTTTCGTTGAGGGAGATGGTACTGGAAGGGATATCTGGCGCGCTTCACAACGAGTCTTTGATGCATCCGTCCGGTTAGCGTATAACGGTCAGCGGAAAGTAGCGTGGATGGAAGTCTTTGCTGGTGAGAAAGCATTCAAAGGGTTTGGCTCATGGCTGCCTGACGAAACGGTCCAGGCTTTTACGGAGTTCTTGGTGGGCATCAAAGGTCCTCTAACAACGCCGGTTGGAGGAGGCATCCGCTCGCTCAATGTTGCCCTGCGTAAAGCCCTTGATTTGTACGTTTGCCAGCGGCCAGTACGCTACTTTAAAGGCGTCCCATCCCCTGTTCTCCATCCGGAGTTTGTGGATATGGTCATTTTCCGTGAGAACACTGAGGATATTTATACTGGGATCGAGTTCGAATACGGGACAGAAGAGAATAGGAAATTCATGCGTTTATTAAAGGAAAATTTCCCTGCTGAATATGAAAAGCTACGTTTTCCCAATACGGTGGGGATTGGCATTAAACCCGTATCGAAGGAAGGTACATTCAGGTTGATGCGCGCTGCCATCCATTGGGCGCTCGAAAATAAGCGCACTTCTATCACAATGGTGCATAAGGGAAATATCATGAAATACACAGAAGGCGCTTTTCGCAGCTGGGGATATGAGCTGGCCTTAACCGAATTTAAAGATCAGGTTTATACCTGGGCACAATGGGAGCAGACCAAAAACGAGAAGGGTGAGGAAGCAGCAAAAC
This sequence is a window from Anaerolineales bacterium. Protein-coding genes within it:
- a CDS encoding ATPase; amino-acid sequence: MVMLMRDENKNIGYIVGGGLKENLRVRLTIPSQEVQEGAFVVIENGDWQFYGLVVDLQLGSTDPRFADEQSESRLPVEMARLLHGQTLFTTLEVLPALMLERGPDPSSPEYEQWRANLQEEPRPLPVKTVPPHHAEVRLAEEGDIGEIFGKSDEKGNFVIGYTREQKHPVCINLDKFVQRSAGVFGATGTGKSFLTRLVLAGLIHHNAASVLVFDMHNEYGYDDTASDTGLRVIGLKTKFSNRVRVVGLGSGTRIRGQAPDFNLEIAESDIQPGDIEMLTRELNLKETTPTTLEALVSSFGRDRWFREFKEMKNGAVIETDEGKKIPAPDSVAAWANREGVNVAAAEGLRSKLNRIFDQPYVVLKPALDGVGEIIKALEAGQHVVLSFGEHESDLDYLLVSNLLTRRIREAWEKKTNTFRTKGGQEPRQLVIVVEEAHKLLNREMAGQTAFSTIAREMRKYYVTLLIIDQRPSQIYDEVMSQLGTRISGWLGDEDDIHSVLAGLAGREALRGMLSHLQPKEEVLLLGWGVPMPLPVQSRRYDDQFWQDLLSKNKLTKEKALEDLGFG
- a CDS encoding ATPase, with product MTNLKPTSSTDNQAQINWHALTSEQTIKQLATPPDTGLSSVEAGNRLESYGPNQLTEAPGTTFWQMLIDQFNNFVVIMLIVAAGISALLGDYVEAGAILIIVILNATLGVVQERRAEQALAALKKLAAPDAKVLRDGERKSVPSNQLVPGDIVLLEAGNYVPADIRLLEAANLRIEEAALTGESVPVQKDANIHLEADIPLGDRKNTTFMGTLVSYGRGRGVVVSTGMRTQIGLIAEMLQAVENEPTPLQKRLDGLGKMLGWATLGICALVFAVSIVRFTDLSLITAPDGGWLVYLNSAKQEIVNLFMLAVGLAIAAVPEGLPAVVTISLALGMREMVQRHALIRKLSSVETLGSTTVICSDKTGTLTQNEMTLTRIWVDGRYLSITGKGRSLSGEFLENGKPVMLEAFPAVRTALWVGALNNDSELTISGEVGEEQTYRMTGDPTEGALVVAAAKAGTLPRPLNHAYPRVQEVPFDSERKRMITIHQVSESSPEDFSPFYKHETSGYVVASKGAPDVVLDLCTHYQLTDDSHAPLTEEQRMRILNANDQMTQEALRVLGVAYKVSKEMPDVTDLEKLEDGMIFVGLVGMIDPPRPEVTPALAKAAKAGIRTIMITGDFANTARAIAEAIGLLKPGHQVLSAAELDALSDDELKQQVEYTDVFARVSPEHKLRIVEALREDNEVVAMTGDGVNDSPSIKRANIGVAMGITGTDVAKESADMVLTDDNYASIVAAVEQGRIIYDNIRKFVFFLLSSNVAEIMIIFLATLAGLPAPLTVIQLLWLNLLTDGAPALALAMEKGDPAIMERKPRPPSEPIINKRMQWGIGVQTVAQTGVVLAAFVIGLAWHLEVGAVIPAGDNPLLYILQHNWRGVDVQVAETMAFATLSLCELFRAYTVRSETQSIFRIGVFSNKYMQYAVGLSILLLIFVVGVPFMQPIFNTHFPSPREWGVIILLSLVPAIAEEITKAFLRMREKR
- a CDS encoding isocitrate dehydrogenase (NADP(+)) (Converts isocitrate to alpha ketoglutarate); its protein translation is MTYQTIQVPKNGDKINISGGKLIVPDHPIVPFVEGDGTGRDIWRASQRVFDASVRLAYNGQRKVAWMEVFAGEKAFKGFGSWLPDETVQAFTEFLVGIKGPLTTPVGGGIRSLNVALRKALDLYVCQRPVRYFKGVPSPVLHPEFVDMVIFRENTEDIYTGIEFEYGTEENRKFMRLLKENFPAEYEKLRFPNTVGIGIKPVSKEGTFRLMRAAIHWALENKRTSITMVHKGNIMKYTEGAFRSWGYELALTEFKDQVYTWAQWEQTKNEKGEEAAKQEQDEECQKGKLLVKDFIADNVFQQTLLRAREFDVVATMNLNGDYLSDALAAQVGGIGIAPGGNINYATGHAVFEATHGTAPKYADKDVVNPGSVILSGEMMFRYLGWKDAADLIIKGMEGAISAKTVTYDFHRLMEGATLLKCSEFGDAVIRHMSD